Proteins encoded in a region of the Patescibacteria group bacterium genome:
- the miaB gene encoding tRNA (N6-isopentenyl adenosine(37)-C2)-methylthiotransferase MiaB, translating into MKYFIKIFGCQMNYSDAERAAAKLEELGYKVASNDKDADLILLVTCSVRKSAEDRVYGAINNYHKKKLYPKLKTIILSGCMALRPEVVKKADKADIFLDIKDLNKLPDLLQKKSLQGEVETYFSLKPKYQSSFTAYVPIMTGCNNFCSYCIVPYVRGREESRLPEEIIKEVKDLIIQGYKEIILLGQNVNSYLPKLKIKNLKLKIAIENSKLEISDFPDLLECLSNLSGKFWLSFITSHPKDLSDKLIKVIAKNRKICEYISLPVQSGDNEILKKMNRHYTISHYKNLVKKIRKNILGVAISTDVIIGFPGETRKQFLNTAKLFEQVKFDMAYLNQYSPRTGTASARLKDDVSKIEKKRRENELNDILSKTALEINKKLIGKVLDVLVYQKGKNDIWLGKTRTFKVVKFKSKKNLLGKFVKVKIIKAKAFGLEGAPALSF; encoded by the coding sequence ATGAAATATTTTATTAAAATTTTCGGCTGCCAGATGAATTACTCTGATGCCGAACGGGCAGCCGCTAAATTGGAAGAATTAGGATACAAAGTAGCATCTAATGACAAAGATGCTGATTTGATATTGCTGGTCACTTGTTCTGTCAGAAAATCAGCAGAGGATAGGGTTTATGGCGCGATCAATAATTACCACAAGAAAAAGTTATACCCAAAATTAAAAACAATAATTTTAAGCGGCTGTATGGCTTTGCGACCAGAAGTGGTTAAGAAAGCTGATAAAGCCGATATTTTTTTAGATATTAAAGATTTAAATAAATTGCCAGATCTTTTACAGAAAAAAAGTTTGCAAGGTGAGGTTGAGACCTATTTTTCTTTAAAACCAAAATATCAAAGTTCTTTTACTGCTTATGTGCCGATTATGACTGGCTGTAATAATTTTTGTTCCTATTGCATTGTGCCTTATGTGCGGGGCAGGGAAGAGTCTCGCTTGCCCGAGGAAATAATTAAAGAAGTGAAGGATTTAATTATACAGGGATATAAGGAAATAATTTTACTGGGGCAAAATGTAAATTCATATCTACCTAAATTAAAAATTAAAAATTTAAAATTAAAAATTGCGATTGAGAATTCAAAATTGGAAATAAGTGATTTCCCCGACTTATTGGAATGTTTATCTAATCTTTCTGGCAAATTCTGGCTAAGCTTTATTACCAGTCATCCTAAAGATTTGTCAGATAAATTAATTAAAGTAATTGCCAAGAACAGAAAGATTTGCGAATACATAAGTTTGCCGGTTCAATCGGGTGACAATGAAATTTTAAAAAAAATGAATCGCCACTATACTATCTCGCATTATAAAAATTTAGTTAAGAAAATTAGAAAAAATATTCTTGGGGTAGCAATTTCCACGGATGTAATTATTGGTTTTCCGGGTGAAACCAGAAAACAATTTTTAAATACAGCCAAACTTTTTGAACAAGTTAAATTTGATATGGCTTATTTAAATCAATATTCGCCCAGAACGGGAACTGCCTCGGCCAGATTAAAGGATGATGTGTCTAAAATTGAAAAGAAAAGAAGAGAGAATGAATTAAATGATATTTTGTCAAAAACAGCTTTAGAAATAAATAAAAAATTAATCGGCAAGGTTTTAGATGTTTTGGTTTATCAAAAAGGAAAAAATGATATTTGGCTCGGTAAAACAAGGACATTCAAAGTAGTTAAGTTTAAATCAAAGAAGAATTTACTAGGGAAATTTGTAAAAGTAAAAATAATTAAGGCCAAAGCTTTTGGTTTGGAAGGTGCTCCCGCTCTGTCATTCTGA
- a CDS encoding tetratricopeptide repeat protein, with translation MRKKEENLEVEKSDKAFKRAFEEGQPFSLEEFCDILSQAQEDARNKPEEIESIIEAFRARITDQIGPDATAHFDLGIAYNEMGLYDEAITSFERSLSCKYSNPAECLHMISRCLQGQGEFAEAKKVLRETLSYKNLHAHETATLNMELGIVLDKLGDKKGALKCLEIAREITQNLAQNSSIKDHNQERMLNGILSLIVNIKWESLSPWQQKIHIIMDKVLRRRKRFEDLKRA, from the coding sequence ATGAGAAAGAAAGAGGAGAACCTCGAGGTTGAAAAAAGTGATAAGGCTTTTAAGCGAGCATTTGAAGAAGGGCAACCTTTCTCGTTAGAAGAATTTTGTGATATACTCTCACAGGCGCAAGAGGATGCAAGAAATAAACCAGAAGAAATTGAATCAATTATTGAGGCGTTCAGAGCACGAATAACAGATCAGATCGGCCCTGACGCCACAGCACATTTTGACCTGGGCATTGCTTACAATGAAATGGGGCTGTACGACGAGGCAATCACAAGTTTTGAAAGGTCGCTAAGCTGTAAATACAGCAATCCAGCTGAATGTCTACACATGATCAGCAGATGTTTGCAAGGGCAAGGGGAATTTGCTGAAGCAAAAAAGGTTTTGCGCGAAACTTTGTCTTATAAAAATTTGCACGCTCACGAAACAGCAACTCTCAATATGGAATTGGGCATTGTGCTTGACAAGCTCGGAGATAAAAAGGGCGCCTTAAAATGCCTGGAAATCGCGCGTGAAATTACGCAAAACCTTGCGCAAAATTCCTCAATCAAGGATCACAACCAAGAGCGAATGCTCAATGGGATATTAAGTCTCATTGTCAATATCAAATGGGAAAGCCTTAGTCCCTGGCAACAGAAAATTCACATCATCATGGACAAAGTGCTCAGGCGCAGGAAAAGGTTTGAAGACTTAAAAAGAGCCTAG